Proteins from a genomic interval of Zingiber officinale cultivar Zhangliang chromosome 1B, Zo_v1.1, whole genome shotgun sequence:
- the LOC121980301 gene encoding acyl-CoA-binding domain-containing protein 1-like, translating to MMEFLEELLLAALISVLLAFIFGNFSADKPEAAEDLGPRPRALNPIQEEQREGKSTIVALGEFCSTDTKPAEVEEGRLGADVLEKDGGVVAGFYQQKDDLFDRVVGIGRVEDDLVEPGEAKPVEQVVERGGELTGNKEEVCHVDKGKWESLLHGEDEWEGIERSDIEKLFGVASKFVAGKIGGVAVSRLSNEVQMKLYGLHKVATEGPCHEPQPMVLMLSARTKWHSWQELGNISPEAAMEQYINLLTESIPGWKAETSKLEDIGIDANDPPSVDDLSIGQLGSKFSHSKSGTEIVIEDLSAEDVTGNVETGPKLLKQGLANILLFNLISPPRVAF from the exons ATGATGGAGTTCTTGGAGGAACTTCTCCTCGCCGCGCTAATCTCTGTCCTCCTCGCCTTCATCTTCGGAAATTTCTCCGCCGACAAGCCGGAGGCGGCGGAGGATTTAGGGCCTCGACCGAGGGCCTTGAATCCGATCCAGGAGGAGCAGAGGGAGGGGAAGTCGACGATCGTTGCCCTCGGTGAATTCTGTTCTACGGATACAAAGCCCGCTGAGGTCGAAGAGGGAAGATTGGGTGCGGAT GTATTGGAAAAGGACGGCGGGGTTGTCGCTGGATTTTACCAACAGAAAGATGACCTTTTTGACAGGGTAGTCGGGATTGGAAGAGTTGAGGATGATTTAGTGGAGCCGGGTGAGGCAAAACCGGTGGAGCAAGTCGTGGAACGAGGCGGCGAACTGACTGGAAACAAGGAAGAGGTATGCCATGTTGACAAGGGTAAGTGGGAATCGTTGCTTCATGGGGAGGATGAGTGGGAAGGGATCGAGAGAAGCGATATAGAGAAATTATTTGGAGTCGCGAGCAAGTTTGTCGCTGGCAAGATCGGTGGGGTTGCAGTGTCGAGACTGAGTAATGAAGTGCAAATGAAGTTGTACGGACTGCATAAGGTTGCAACCGAGGGACCATGCCATGAGCCACAACCCATGGTTTTGATGTTGTCTGCCCGCACCAAATG GCATTCGTGGCAAGAACTAGGGAATATTAGTCCAGAGGCTGCTATGGAACAGTATATCAATCTTCTTACTGAAAGTATTCCTGGATGGAAGGCAGAGACATCCAAA TTGGAAGACATAGGTATTGATGCCAATGATCCTCCTTCAGTAGATGACTTATCAATAGGTCAACTTGGCTCAAAGTTCTCTCACTCTAAATCTGGAACTGAAAT TGTAATTGAAGATTTATCTGCTGAAGATGTCACTGGAAATGTAGAGACTGGTCCCAAACTTTTAAAACAAG GATTGGCGAATATTTTGCTTTTCAACCTGATCTCACCTCCTAGAGTGGCATTCTGA